Proteins from one Hoplias malabaricus isolate fHopMal1 chromosome 2, fHopMal1.hap1, whole genome shotgun sequence genomic window:
- the LOC136686650 gene encoding adhesion G protein-coupled receptor E3-like, whose translation MNSPGSYSCKCDPGYTNYRNNQSKCTELKCDKFNTMSTQAGVSKLLSLFVSSCESLRTHTAPQLSGESLLQDLMKISDEVVPSGNISDRSKLSEFLGVMENTLRLIGPQLNESVTRVENNISEIWLAVKKDVTPPTGRVTLNTSDIHLNISWKTVVGEQYPGFAYVGMISYKTLNTSVLEETNVGGRASDYNLNSPVVTVCVSNKNTERLPEPVTFTFKHQQEVVSESKPSCVSWNNTKWTKDGCDLLQSNISHSVCSCVHLSTFTLIMQTGQCPDDENNTVMMVIGILAVSVGMVFLTLSLVTFVNYQRNTRLTNTALINLCLTLLLAHLLFLLTQIFLRYIKPLQVLCAVLAGVLHFLFLSAFVWMFIEAVLLFIHVKNLTKLRSKKEGLNWKYLVVIGYIIPLVVVGVSAGLVPDGYGSEKCWLKKNKDFVWSFLGPVCFILIANTLLFLSILIIMTSTLKKVTSESLKTRPTERDQQLFKSVVLKTMIQFFILGCSWVPGFFTGCSKVLEMIFLLLNSQQGTFIFLIHCVFNQEVRLLYVKWWRTLCATYTPKTEEDPDTTTSKF comes from the exons ATGAATTCACCAGGCAGCTACAGCTGTAAATGTGATCCTGGATACACTAACTACAGAAACAACCAGAGCAAATGCACAG aaCTGAAGTGTGATAAATTTAACACCATGTCCACACAG gctggaGTGAGTAAACTGTTGAGTCTGTTTGTGTCGAGTTGTGAGTCTCTGAGAActcacactgctccacagctctcaGGAGAGTCTTTACTGCAG GACCTGATGAAGATCAGTGATGAGGTTGTGCCCAGTGGAAATATCAGTGACCGCTCCAAGTTGAGTGAGTTCCTTGGAGTAATGGAGAACACACTCCGTCTCATCGGACCCCAACTCAACGAGTCTGTCACCAGAGTGGAAAACAACAtctcag AGATATGGCTTGCGGTGAAAAAGGATGTGACTCCACCCACTGGCCGTGTGACTTTAAACACCAGTGATATCCATCTCAACATCAGCTGGAAAACTGTAGTGGGGGAACAGTATCCAg GTTTTGCCTACGTGGGTATGATCAGTTATAAAACTCTCAACACTTCAGTCCTGGAGGAAACAAACGTTGGGGGCAGAGCCTCTGACTACAACCTCAACTCTCCAGTGGTGACAGTCTGTGTCagtaacaaaaacacagaacGCCTGCCTGAGCCTGTTACATTTACCTTCAAACACCAGCag GAAGTTGTCTCTGAGAGTAAACCCTCCTGTGTGTCCTGGAACAACACTAAATGGACTAAAGATGGCTGTGACCTGCTCCAGTCCAACATCAGTCACAGTGTGTGCTCCTGTGTTCACCTGTCCACCTTCACTCTCATCATGCAGACAGGACAGTGCCCAGATGATGAA AATAATACTGTGATGATGGTGATTGGGATCCTAGCTGTATCAGTGGGGATGGTGTTCCTGACCTTATCCCTGGTGACCTTTGTTAATTATCAACGGAACACAAGACTGACCAACACCGCTCTGATCAACCTGTGTTTAACCCTGCTGCTGGCTCACCTCCTCTTTCTGCTCACACAGATATTCCTGCGTTACATAAAACCTCTGCAG gtgttgTGTGCAGTGCTGGCAGGTGTTCTacacttcctcttcctctctgcttTTGTGTGGATGTTCATTGAAGCTGTGCTGCTCTTCATCCATGTGAAGAACCTCACTAAGTTAAGATCAAAGAAGGAGGGGCTTAACTGGAAATACCTGGTTGTGATTGGATACATTATTCCTCTGGTTGTGGTGGGTGTGTCTGCTGGCCTGGTTCCTGATGGATACGGCAGTGAAAA ATGTTGgcttaagaaaaataaagactTTGTGTGGAGTTTTCTGGGGCCCGTGTGTTTCATTCTCATT gCCAACACACTTCTCTTCCTGAGCATCTTGATCATCATGACCTCAACTCTGAAAAAAGTGACGAGTGAAAGTCTGAAAACCAGACCAACTGAGCGTGACCAGCAACTCTTTAAAAGTGTGGTCCTGAAAACCATGATCCAGTTCTTCATCCTCGGCTGCTCCTGGGTCCCTGGGTTCTTCACAGGCTGCAGTAAGGTGTTGGAGATGATCTTCCTGCTCCTCAACTCCCAGCAGGGAACATTCATCTTCCTCATCCACTGTGTCTTCAACCAAGAG GTGAGGCTATTGTATGTGAAGTGGTGGCGAACTCTTTGTGCAACCTATACTCCAAAAACTGAAGAAGATCCTGATACCACAACATCAAAGTTCTAG